A window from Mya arenaria isolate MELC-2E11 chromosome 9, ASM2691426v1 encodes these proteins:
- the LOC128202748 gene encoding protein DDI1 homolog 2-like isoform X3 produces the protein MNLTITTLDDRLISIEVGEDLELENLKAQCEFELGVPVQRMVLTWNGKPLNDNKKTLKQYGIGNGEMLLLQQINPSSQASQPRQSGSGASGGVPMIDFGSIAIPGNPPPPRPDLEDPLVILELIKNNPHERALLKERNPPLSDALESGNTGRFIEVYTKQRNERLKREEERNKMISMDPFSSEAQRLIAEEIRMKNVETNMESAIEHVPESFGQVVMLYVNCIVNGHPVQAFVDSGAQMTIMSQSCAERCNIMRLVDMRWAGIAKGVGTQKIIGRVHLGMIQIESDFLQSSFSILEDQPMDMLLGLDMLKRHQCVIDLQKNELLIGTTGTRTPFLAENQLPSYARINREPGSESGDEELAKALQKSADEAADEMVTSRCFKKRRKQ, from the exons ATGAACTTAACAATAACGACTTTAGACGATCGTCTTATTAGTATTGAGGTAGGTGAAGACCTTGAACTGGAAAACTTAAAAGCACAGTGCGAGTTTGAACTCGGAGTTCCGGTACAAAGAATGGTGCTGACTTGGAACGGAAAACCACTGAAcgacaataaaaaaacattgaaacaatatGGAATTGGCAATGGTGAAATGCTTCTTCTGCAACAGATAAATCCGTCTTCACAAGCTAGTCAGCCTCGGCAATCTGGAAGTGGTG CAAGTGGCGGAGTCCCCATGATTGATTTTGGCAGTATTGCCATTCCTGGAAACCCGCCCCCTCCAAGACCAGACTTGGAAGACCCTCTTGTCATCCTCGAGCTTATCAAGAATAACCCTCATGAACGGGCGCTGTTGAAAGAAAGAAATCCTCCACTCTCTGACGCATTGGAAAGTGGGAATACAG GTCGATTCATTGAGGTTTACACAAAACAGAGGAATGAAAGGTTGAAGCGTGAAGAAGAACGCAACAAAATGATTAGCATGGATCCCTTCTCCTCCGAGGCACAGAGGCTTATAGCCGAGGAAATCAG AATGAAGAATGTCGAGACAAATATGGAGTCGGCCATAGAACATGTGCCGGAGAGTTTTGGACAGGTTGTGATGCTCTATGTCAACTGTATAGTGAACGGCCATCCTGTCCAAGCCTTTGTTGATTCAG GTGCTCAAATGACAATTATGAGTCAGAGTTGTGCAGAACGCTGTAACATCATGAGACTAGTTGACATGAGATGGGCAGGCATTGCAAAAGGTGTTGGAACCCAGAAAATCATCGGAAGAGTCCATCTAG GTATGATCCAGATAGAGAGTGACTTTCTTCAATCTTCATTTTCTATTCTTGAAGACCAGCCCATGGACATGTTGTTAGGTCTGGATATGTTGAAAAGACACCAG TGTGTTATAGATCTCCAGAAGAACGAGCTATTGATAGGTACCACGGGAACCCGTACTCCATTCCTCGCAGAGAACCAGCTGCCCTCGTACGCCCGGATTAACAGGGAACCGGGCTCAGAGTCTGGGGATGAAGAGTTGGCCAAGGCCCTGCAGAAGTCTGCAGACGAGGCGGCAG acGAAATGGTTACTTCCCGGTGCTTTAAAAAGCGGAGAAAACAAT gA
- the LOC128202748 gene encoding protein DDI1 homolog 2-like isoform X1 produces MNLTITTLDDRLISIEVGEDLELENLKAQCEFELGVPVQRMVLTWNGKPLNDNKKTLKQYGIGNGEMLLLQQINPSSQASQPRQSGSGASGGVPMIDFGSIAIPGNPPPPRPDLEDPLVILELIKNNPHERALLKERNPPLSDALESGNTGRFIEVYTKQRNERLKREEERNKMISMDPFSSEAQRLIAEEIRMKNVETNMESAIEHVPESFGQVVMLYVNCIVNGHPVQAFVDSGAQMTIMSQSCAERCNIMRLVDMRWAGIAKGVGTQKIIGRVHLGMIQIESDFLQSSFSILEDQPMDMLLGLDMLKRHQCVIDLQKNELLIGTTGTRTPFLAENQLPSYARINREPGSESGDEELAKALQKSADEAAGNSNLGAASAPRPVTSTQPGSQTQRSNQGPQNTSTNPVPSLFPTPNSQTPSQSTNTQGYSHLQVSNSGPNQGSTQSQGATSPVGAGPSQSRSPFPEHVIRNLVENGFSRHDVIRALTEANGDAQKALMALLARSLQFP; encoded by the exons ATGAACTTAACAATAACGACTTTAGACGATCGTCTTATTAGTATTGAGGTAGGTGAAGACCTTGAACTGGAAAACTTAAAAGCACAGTGCGAGTTTGAACTCGGAGTTCCGGTACAAAGAATGGTGCTGACTTGGAACGGAAAACCACTGAAcgacaataaaaaaacattgaaacaatatGGAATTGGCAATGGTGAAATGCTTCTTCTGCAACAGATAAATCCGTCTTCACAAGCTAGTCAGCCTCGGCAATCTGGAAGTGGTG CAAGTGGCGGAGTCCCCATGATTGATTTTGGCAGTATTGCCATTCCTGGAAACCCGCCCCCTCCAAGACCAGACTTGGAAGACCCTCTTGTCATCCTCGAGCTTATCAAGAATAACCCTCATGAACGGGCGCTGTTGAAAGAAAGAAATCCTCCACTCTCTGACGCATTGGAAAGTGGGAATACAG GTCGATTCATTGAGGTTTACACAAAACAGAGGAATGAAAGGTTGAAGCGTGAAGAAGAACGCAACAAAATGATTAGCATGGATCCCTTCTCCTCCGAGGCACAGAGGCTTATAGCCGAGGAAATCAG AATGAAGAATGTCGAGACAAATATGGAGTCGGCCATAGAACATGTGCCGGAGAGTTTTGGACAGGTTGTGATGCTCTATGTCAACTGTATAGTGAACGGCCATCCTGTCCAAGCCTTTGTTGATTCAG GTGCTCAAATGACAATTATGAGTCAGAGTTGTGCAGAACGCTGTAACATCATGAGACTAGTTGACATGAGATGGGCAGGCATTGCAAAAGGTGTTGGAACCCAGAAAATCATCGGAAGAGTCCATCTAG GTATGATCCAGATAGAGAGTGACTTTCTTCAATCTTCATTTTCTATTCTTGAAGACCAGCCCATGGACATGTTGTTAGGTCTGGATATGTTGAAAAGACACCAG TGTGTTATAGATCTCCAGAAGAACGAGCTATTGATAGGTACCACGGGAACCCGTACTCCATTCCTCGCAGAGAACCAGCTGCCCTCGTACGCCCGGATTAACAGGGAACCGGGCTCAGAGTCTGGGGATGAAGAGTTGGCCAAGGCCCTGCAGAAGTCTGCAGACGAGGCGGCAG gAAACTCAAATCTGGGCGCAGCAAGCGCTCCTAGACCAGTCACTTCAACACAGCCAGGCAGCCAAACACAGAGGTCCAACCAGGGACCTCAAAACACTTCAACTAATCCAGTACCCTCTCTATTCCCCACACCAAACTCACAGACTCCATCTCAGTCCACTAATACCCAGGGATACAGTCATTTACAAGTGTCCAATTCAGGTCCAAATCAGGGGTCGACCCAAAGTCAAGGGGCCACAAGTCCAGTAGGAGCAGGGCCATCACAGTCTAGAAGCCCCTTCCCTGAACATGTGATTCGCAATCTAGTGGAAAATGGATTCAGTAGACATGACGTGATCAGGGCTTTGACAGAGGCAAATGGTGATGCCCAAAAGGCTCTTATGGCTTTGCTAGCGAGATCTCTCCAGTTTCCTTGA
- the LOC128202748 gene encoding protein DDI1 homolog 2-like isoform X4, whose protein sequence is MNLTITTLDDRLISIEVGEDLELENLKAQCEFELGVPVQRMVLTWNGKPLNDNKKTLKQYGIGNGEMLLLQQINPSSQASQPRQSGSGASGGVPMIDFGSIAIPGNPPPPRPDLEDPLVILELIKNNPHERALLKERNPPLSDALESGNTGRFIEVYTKQRNERLKREEERNKMISMDPFSSEAQRLIAEEIRMKNVETNMESAIEHVPESFGQVVMLYVNCIVNGHPVQAFVDSGAQMTIMSQSCAERCNIMRLVDMRWAGIAKGVGTQKIIGRVHLGMIQIESDFLQSSFSILEDQPMDMLLGLDMLKRHQCVIDLQKNELLIGTTGTRTPFLAENQLPSYARINREPGSESGDEELAKALQKSADEAAAQTRK, encoded by the exons ATGAACTTAACAATAACGACTTTAGACGATCGTCTTATTAGTATTGAGGTAGGTGAAGACCTTGAACTGGAAAACTTAAAAGCACAGTGCGAGTTTGAACTCGGAGTTCCGGTACAAAGAATGGTGCTGACTTGGAACGGAAAACCACTGAAcgacaataaaaaaacattgaaacaatatGGAATTGGCAATGGTGAAATGCTTCTTCTGCAACAGATAAATCCGTCTTCACAAGCTAGTCAGCCTCGGCAATCTGGAAGTGGTG CAAGTGGCGGAGTCCCCATGATTGATTTTGGCAGTATTGCCATTCCTGGAAACCCGCCCCCTCCAAGACCAGACTTGGAAGACCCTCTTGTCATCCTCGAGCTTATCAAGAATAACCCTCATGAACGGGCGCTGTTGAAAGAAAGAAATCCTCCACTCTCTGACGCATTGGAAAGTGGGAATACAG GTCGATTCATTGAGGTTTACACAAAACAGAGGAATGAAAGGTTGAAGCGTGAAGAAGAACGCAACAAAATGATTAGCATGGATCCCTTCTCCTCCGAGGCACAGAGGCTTATAGCCGAGGAAATCAG AATGAAGAATGTCGAGACAAATATGGAGTCGGCCATAGAACATGTGCCGGAGAGTTTTGGACAGGTTGTGATGCTCTATGTCAACTGTATAGTGAACGGCCATCCTGTCCAAGCCTTTGTTGATTCAG GTGCTCAAATGACAATTATGAGTCAGAGTTGTGCAGAACGCTGTAACATCATGAGACTAGTTGACATGAGATGGGCAGGCATTGCAAAAGGTGTTGGAACCCAGAAAATCATCGGAAGAGTCCATCTAG GTATGATCCAGATAGAGAGTGACTTTCTTCAATCTTCATTTTCTATTCTTGAAGACCAGCCCATGGACATGTTGTTAGGTCTGGATATGTTGAAAAGACACCAG TGTGTTATAGATCTCCAGAAGAACGAGCTATTGATAGGTACCACGGGAACCCGTACTCCATTCCTCGCAGAGAACCAGCTGCCCTCGTACGCCCGGATTAACAGGGAACCGGGCTCAGAGTCTGGGGATGAAGAGTTGGCCAAGGCCCTGCAGAAGTCTGCAGACGAGGCGGCAG CTCAAACCAGGAAGTAA
- the LOC128202748 gene encoding protein DDI1 homolog 2-like isoform X2: MNLTITTLDDRLISIEVGEDLELENLKAQCEFELGVPVQRMVLTWNGKPLNDNKKTLKQYGIGNGEMLLLQQINPSSQASQPRQSGSGASGGVPMIDFGSIAIPGNPPPPRPDLEDPLVILELIKNNPHERALLKERNPPLSDALESGNTGRFIEVYTKQRNERLKREEERNKMISMDPFSSEAQRLIAEEIRMKNVETNMESAIEHVPESFGQVVMLYVNCIVNGHPVQAFVDSGAQMTIMSQSCAERCNIMRLVDMRWAGIAKGVGTQKIIGRVHLGMIQIESDFLQSSFSILEDQPMDMLLGLDMLKRHQCVIDLQKNELLIGTTGTRTPFLAENQLPSYARINREPGSESGDEELAKALQKSADEAADEMVTSRCFKKRRKQSQTRK, translated from the exons ATGAACTTAACAATAACGACTTTAGACGATCGTCTTATTAGTATTGAGGTAGGTGAAGACCTTGAACTGGAAAACTTAAAAGCACAGTGCGAGTTTGAACTCGGAGTTCCGGTACAAAGAATGGTGCTGACTTGGAACGGAAAACCACTGAAcgacaataaaaaaacattgaaacaatatGGAATTGGCAATGGTGAAATGCTTCTTCTGCAACAGATAAATCCGTCTTCACAAGCTAGTCAGCCTCGGCAATCTGGAAGTGGTG CAAGTGGCGGAGTCCCCATGATTGATTTTGGCAGTATTGCCATTCCTGGAAACCCGCCCCCTCCAAGACCAGACTTGGAAGACCCTCTTGTCATCCTCGAGCTTATCAAGAATAACCCTCATGAACGGGCGCTGTTGAAAGAAAGAAATCCTCCACTCTCTGACGCATTGGAAAGTGGGAATACAG GTCGATTCATTGAGGTTTACACAAAACAGAGGAATGAAAGGTTGAAGCGTGAAGAAGAACGCAACAAAATGATTAGCATGGATCCCTTCTCCTCCGAGGCACAGAGGCTTATAGCCGAGGAAATCAG AATGAAGAATGTCGAGACAAATATGGAGTCGGCCATAGAACATGTGCCGGAGAGTTTTGGACAGGTTGTGATGCTCTATGTCAACTGTATAGTGAACGGCCATCCTGTCCAAGCCTTTGTTGATTCAG GTGCTCAAATGACAATTATGAGTCAGAGTTGTGCAGAACGCTGTAACATCATGAGACTAGTTGACATGAGATGGGCAGGCATTGCAAAAGGTGTTGGAACCCAGAAAATCATCGGAAGAGTCCATCTAG GTATGATCCAGATAGAGAGTGACTTTCTTCAATCTTCATTTTCTATTCTTGAAGACCAGCCCATGGACATGTTGTTAGGTCTGGATATGTTGAAAAGACACCAG TGTGTTATAGATCTCCAGAAGAACGAGCTATTGATAGGTACCACGGGAACCCGTACTCCATTCCTCGCAGAGAACCAGCTGCCCTCGTACGCCCGGATTAACAGGGAACCGGGCTCAGAGTCTGGGGATGAAGAGTTGGCCAAGGCCCTGCAGAAGTCTGCAGACGAGGCGGCAG acGAAATGGTTACTTCCCGGTGCTTTAAAAAGCGGAGAAAACAAT CTCAAACCAGGAAGTAA